The following DNA comes from Parus major isolate Abel chromosome 10, Parus_major1.1, whole genome shotgun sequence.
TCATGCACATAAAATAGCTGacaaaagaaagattttaaaacttcagGAGTTTTAAGTGGTCTGCTATTATGTCTTGTCCTAGTTTAGGTGTTTGGGTGGCAAGGCAATCTTCTTTAAGCAGTGGAACAAACTGCATTTATCAATGTTTTATTCTTAAAAGACTGTTATAAGCAAGTTACAGAAGTGCCTATGACAAATATTTTAGGTAGAGTTGGATCTATTTCAAGGTGGAGCAGATGACTTCCTAAGGCTCCTCCGAGTCCTTCCTTCAGGGAGTTTATGGTTGTGTCAGTGAACTTTGTGATTTAAATAGTACTTTGTGCACATTTAGTATTATACTTTCCCAAGTCTCATTCTGTTGCTCAAGTGCCATCCACACAAACACTACCTCACTACCTCGTTCCTTTTGTGGCCTTGGCAGGCTTGAACTTGGTGCAGAAACCTGAGATTCATAGCATGAGTACTTGTGCTGAGCAAAGAAAGCACATTATTCCACCATCAAAAGTGGACCCTGGTGTCCCTGAAGGACTGGAACACAGAAATCCCATTGGACACCAgcttagaaggaaaaaatagggGCAGCTCTGGTTTCAagcactgctgctttccttctATTCGGCTTTACAGGATCTCTGTGGGGCAGAATGGGTTTCTGTTTGGCAAAATGAAGCTTCCACAGATCAGTGTCTGCAGCACTGTCCTGTGGCTTCACAGCTGTTCCCCTGAGGGGATGCTGGGTCTGAGGAGAGGATTTTGCCCTTACATGTTAAGATGATTGGAGGATCCTCAGAAGCAACTCTAAACTCTCCCTAGAAGGACCCACTCAGCACATGAGCACTCCCTGGCAGCCAATGGCCACAACACATGGTTGACCCTGGGCCTCCCTCCACTTGGCACTTTAGGGTTTGAAGACACTGCTTGGCAGTAGGttgatattattttatttgggcTTTTACTTATTTGCTTTGGCtgagatttaggaaaaaaatatttttaagacagaaaagctaaaattgGATTTGGTTTCATGTGTTGTTTTATATCTGGATCTATCATACAAGATTTTTACAAGAGAAACAGTTTATTAAAGTCCTATATAAATTGTTTCTGATTCCTTGTATGCTCTTCATATCATACCAGATTTTCTCAGGTACAGACTTCCaattacaaaatttaaaaattattctggttttggtCTGTcactttccatttctctctctgttattgtttggggttttttttaataaaacaccaGTGATAGCATTTCTACTGCACGTGGCTAAATATTTAAGGATATATAAGAATACATACATGAAGTAAGATTGAATTTTTGGAGACAATTCCTGAGAAATATCTACAAGCATTTAATTATCTCTCTTTAGGGAACTGGGCTTTCCCCTCAGGTGCCATTGTAAATATGTTTCACAGGGCATGGATGATAACAAAACTGCCTCTGGTATTCCTGGTTTGTGTCAGAGAGCACTGGAAGGCAAAGCTGCAAATGCTTAATTTGTCTTTGAGACTTCAATGACTTTCAACTATAGAGGAAGTGAATATAAACTTGGGTGTTAATCCTGTAAAAATGTATGCATTTACTTGATTTTTACTCTACACTGACTTACTGAAGTTAATGACTAAGTTCTTGAAGcagttttttaattctttgtttgttttatatatgGTGACTCTGTGGACCAAAATGTCTTTTATGGAAGTGATATTTGCCACTaattttctaaatcaaaatatgtttttccaaTACTATCTGAATGAAAAGTTCATTAAGGGCAGTGTAGAGACCTCctacattaatttatttaggTTAACAGTACTGTAAATTCTGTGAATTAATATTGTTTTTGTATATTAATAACTATTAATAGTATAAATTAATAGGATGCTGGATAAAGTCTTATTTTTCATGAGGGTTTAATCCTGCATGACTTACAAACATGAGAAGCAATATATCATGCTATGAATGAAGAAGTAAAaacaacatatatttttttcctatctagATAATATGCCACATGGGTGCTGATTTTCATTATGCAATCTCTTCTGGGAACGGAAATTATTATCTGGCAATAATGTGAATGCAATTAACAATTTGAGTCTGCTAAACTATTAAAGATTACTTAAATATGATGTATAATTTTTTGTACTTCAATGAAAATTTCTAAGGAAATcataaactgcattttattttacataacaATCTCCAGACTAGGTTAAATCATCACCTTCTCTTTAGTTTTCAAACCTTTCTAAGTTTTTTATCAATATAATGAAGCAAATCACAGGAACATATGCCCAGTAAAAATACTCTATATACATCTTTTCCCTTGTGTCAACTCCTCTTGGCTATTAATTTTAGAAGGTTACAATACTTAAGACCATATAAGTTAAGTTTCTTATGTTGTTTATGAACCATATTAGTTACAACTACATTAGTAACACTACCTAGTTTTCACACACAGGATATTTGCAAACCTAAACAAAGATTTTCTGATGGTGTCTAGATTTTGAAGATTGGTCTGTTTAGTGCCAATTCTGTCTTCCCAAGAGAGAAAGTCACTGTAAAAATGTTCACTGATTTCAACTAAGTAATTTGTATCAAGGTGGAGATCCTTGCCAAATTCATATGAAGCAAATGACAGCAActtgcctttttgtttttgaaggtGGAGGGGTGCAGGTGCATATAAAAGCATATAGCTGCCTGATCAAGACTGCAAAACTGGAATGCCTTTAGCAAACTAGGTGCCAACTTTACCAATGCATTACTCCAGTTTTACACAGTGCTAAATTTCCTGACAGCAACAGGAGTAGTGCAGTGGCAAAGCAGCACCTCAGCTCAGAAGGCTCATTGCCAGTTATCCATGAACAGCttgcatttcctgctgtgagcagtAAGTAAATTtacctgtgcagcagcagcagcagcagcagcagcagcagcagcagcagcagcagcagcagcagcagcagcagcagcagcagcagcagcagcatgtcATTTGGTACATGCAGGTAATTGGCATTACAGATTGGAACAACACTAGAGTCTGCCTAGTAGCCAGGTAAACACTAATCTCTCAGACAAAATCTTGCAGTCATGGTCCAGCCTCTCCCCACCTTGGAACCTCCTGCTTCATTTGGTGGATCTGCTTCTGTAGTTCATCTCTGTCCAGCTTCATTTTGGCTTCTAGAACTTGTCGTAGAGACCCAATGCTCTCATAGATAGCTGCAAACCCTAATTGCAGGTGAGAATTACATTAGTTCATCATGAGGAGCAAGAGTATCACATCATTGCTATCAGAATGCACTTCCATAATGTTCTGCTCTGTGTTAGGAACACAGCAAAAgttctgaaggaaaagggaCGTAACTGTGCCAATGGCAGAAATGCCCTGAGGCAGCCCAGCTatggctgtgcctgctctggggAGAATACTTCTAAGTTGGTTGTCACCCCTTATTGCTCTGCTTTTTGCACTTAATGGAAATCCTTCTTAATGCCACAGGTGTAGCCATTACATCTGCCCCAAAAGTATTTAAACTACTTTGATACAAGCAAAGACATTTTGCATTAGTATCAGTTGTTCACTATCACCACAATTCAGAATAAAGAACTGGATAACCATGGTCCTACCAGCGTTAacttcagctttcatttcttttatatCTTCATTTATCTCATTTTGAAGTTTGATAATGCgaatatttatcttttcttcagTCTGTTTTGCTTCATGTGCTTCCATGGTTAtcttctgcatttcttctaTTCTCTCAATTTTCTCTGCCATTTGGTTGAATTTCATCTCAATACCTCTCTCACtcatttcctgggaaaatggTTTTAATGATTTACTCTGCATGTAGAATAACAGtggccttttaaaaatatggaatatataCTGATTAATCATCTTTTATCTGGAATTCAAAATGTAAGGAATTAcaatttttcataaaatcatttcCAATTACTTGATTAGTGTAGGTTAAAATACTGATCTATTTAGCAGTGACCAGATTCATTTAAAGATTCTCAGGTTGTAGGTATTACACTTGATATCAATGAAGAGACTTAGGCAAATTCTGAGGCTATCTGAAAATTTCACTCAAATGATACCTCAACTACATCAtcttatttattaataattcttTTGAATGCTTCTGGAGAAGTATTAAAGGACATCTGAATAAAACTTACAGTGCTTTCCTTAAAAGTCAGGGAGAGCTGGTCAATTTTTTGTACGAGCTCTTTTTCAGTCCTTCCATGTTCCTGTTCCAACCAGCTCCGTGCAGACAAAATCTGATTGCTGAGCTCCTCAACAGCATCTTTTAATCTAGGATCACAATAGAGATCAGCAGATACAAAAGAGGAGAACTAGTCATtcagcagtgacatttttttataaacatgttcataaaaacacaaaatggcAATTTAATACATTGTTCACACCATATTAAGGTGAGCCTTTGAATTTTAAGGCTATTAAACTGGATAAGGTAACATTAGTTTAGAAAATGAAGGTCAAAGTTCACAGCAAATTATTATGAAACACATTACAAAATTTGAATCATAGTAGATGAAAATTCACTTTGACATTGAAAACAGAATATGGTCATCCATTCAGATTATAAACTTTATATCCATATGTATTAAATCTGAGCAAAGAGTTGTAGCCACCAAAATTCTGGTGACAATGCTGGTTCCTGTAGCTCCACTTAAATTGCCTATACCCACACCAACTTTATACCAACCAATCATGCCAGtgaaactgtttcttttctccagtgAACATGTGAAACCTGGATTGCATGGGGACAGAGATAAGAAATGAGGATGTGGATGGCTTATACAAGAGCTGCTACTGAGTGAAATGCCTGGATTGGAGTTAACATCTGAATTGAATATAATGACCCCATGTAATGTTGGGTAGTACAGAGTACCTGATCACTAATAATTTAGGTATTTCAGTTATATTCATGTTTGAAGCCAGTTTAAAGCAATAGAACTCTGTGAGAGCTGTGCCCTGCTTCCTGCTTGCTTCATTGGAActttttcccctgctctggaCAGCCACCTTCAGCTTGGACAGCTCTTGCAGAAAGGCACCAGGCCACTCTGACAAAAACCCTCAGCTTTAATGTGTCCTTTAATACAAGTTCTGCCTGAATACTTAACTAGGAACTTAATCAACTTTTCAGAATTGCCTAACCACATTAGGGGCAGAATTCTTGGTGAAAGCAAGTCCCTCTTGACAGTCAGCCTTTGTAGTATCTGTGGAGCAAACACATCTATCCTGGATGGTTAGATGTGTTAGATGGTTAGAACCTAGAGGTTCCTGCTTTTATAGGCCTGATGATTACACCAGTCAGACTGGGAAAACTGAGGCCCTACTCCCAAGGTACGTGGCAGCAGCAAGGCTTCCCAGGCACTCACTTTGTGTCCAGGACTTGCAGCTGTTGGTTGCTCTCTTTGTAGGCAATCTTCAGCTTTGCTTCTTGTTGCATTATCGATTGCTCTACTCTGCTCAGCAGATGagaaatctgaaacaaaattcagaatttacTATTTTTCAAGAGCATTTCATCACAGTTTCATTGGGGACATTTCCATTACAGTAAAGGAGGTCTCACAGCTCACTTCtgctaacattttaaaaattattgaatttgCATGTTTTACTTTATCATGAAAATATACTATCTCTCAATATGAAAGTatcagcattttgaaaactgtaattatttttgccttaaaTGATGTGAATAGCTTCAACTTGAAAATCTCTGCCTGATTCCCCCTAGAGACAGCTGAATTTGCATGATCCATACATCTCCAAGTTGCTACACAATCAGAATAAACAAGTGCTGAAGCACTCCACCACTACTGAGGGATGTGCTCCATCGCTTTGTGCAtgagggctgctgcaggggtaGAAGTGCTGGCTTTAACTGGGGAGAGGTGATTACTGCAAGAGAATATTTGTCACCAAAACAACCATCCCACTTTCTCAAAGCATACTATTCTGGTTCACTGCAAGAGGCATGACAACATGCTCTTGGCATGCTAATATACTACACTGAGGCTTCTGAGAAAGGCAAAGTGGATTTTAGCCATTTACCTACCGCAAAATGAAGATGTAAAATACTTTTGTTGaccaagaaaatggaaaggcCTTGAGATGTGACATTAAGGAAAAGGATTCTTCATATCTCCAAGTCTCTGCTTGTATCTAGTTCTCACTTCCATTCTCAAACCCAATGGAAGAGAAACCTGACAGACAGATTAATGGATTCACAGAACCCAAAgccagttttgttttgcagacCTTCAAAAATTGTGTTCAAATACATATAGGATCATCCTGGGAAGGCCAAAACATACAGTGAAAGACACAGAGGCTTGcattgttgtggttttgttgaGCATGTGCCTTTACATACTAAAGCATTCTGCAGGCAGAAATTAAGGACCTTTTGCAGTTAGAGCAGTACAGTAATGCATCTAGGCACCAATGGTCAATGTAATAAGGACTGTGAGCTGAAACACCTCCATTTGTAAATCTATGACCTCCCAGGATAATAATTAACAGTAATGGAGTCTGTGTGAATTAGACTTGAACTCTTACCTGTACAGGGATTGCCTTGGTCTAAATACCATACCTGTATTTCTGCCTCTTTGATTTTGGATTCTAAGATCAGCTTGGAGGTGTGTTGGTCTTTACTTAGACTCTGAAGTCTTTCATACGTAATTTTATGCTCTGCAGACAGCCTGGCTAACCCAGCATCACACCTGTTTGGAtagataaaaaacaaagcaccaGCCAAACAGAATATAAAGTCCaggctttttaaattattcattttgtaCTGGCCATTTCTGTGGAATTCCTGCCTGGCTAGGGAAGAAATGTCTTTGAGCCTGTAAGAATGGTAGTACATATCATAGTGTTCAGCAGAGTGCTCCCAAATAGGCCTCAAGGTCAAATAGTGTGATACACAAATCCCATTGTTCTTGGCACTGACATGAAATGGGTAGGCTGTGTTATCactcagaaaaatcacatcAGAAATGCAAAGATAGCGAATTTAATTTCCGTGTCCTTTTGTTAGACTCCAGAAGATATCTGATAAGGTGTGTATGGGTTCCCCTACACGATGAGTAGCCTAAATAACTGTGCACCACTTTTTCATTATTGTAGCTTTGcaattttatttgtgaaatagTAGTATACAGCTAATATGTGTAGTTAACAAGGTGGGGCAAATATTATGGTTCTTAGTCTTTATTTAggtgaataaataaattgtcATTGAAAGCAATGGCAATTTTGTCTCAGAAAAGGCTATAAAATGAAGTTCAGGAACATAAtaattgttgttttctttcttcacattgGAACATTTCTTGATGCTGTAACATTTCCAGGATAAATATGCTATAGAACATGTGTGCTTCtaccagattttaaaaataaattgatcaGGTGGATTTCATCTACAGTAATGCAGTGAGGACATTAACTGAGCTGTAAAAATATGAGTACTGTGATTTCAGGAGTAAGACCTCTGTGAAGTATGagtcatatatatatttttttgctaaGGGAAATATGTAATCATCAGTGTTACCAAATTTGATATAAGAAACAGACAGCAGTTACAATTTGAGcgaaaaaaagcagtaaaatggAACAAGCTGAGGCATGTTAAGTCATTATCTAAACCAATGACAcactttttcatctttttagtCACATTTCAGCTCGAAGGCTTTCATTTCAACATGCATTTTCATCACCTCAGTTACAGGAAGTGCCATTATCATTAAACATGAAGGGAAACTCACAGCTAAAATGACAAATGGAGCATCTGCTTATTATTATAATCCAGTTTCAATATGAAAATAATCAATAATGTAAAATAGCATGTAAAATAGCACACAGGCATTATAAATCttgatgaaattaatttctagtgTAGCAGTTCAGCATTGTGAGACCCTTTAGTAATATCTGCAGGAAGCCTGGCTAGCATTTACATAGCAGTAAAAAGCTTGTAGGGCTCACAATCAGGCTGTTTCTTTGGAAAGACGAGAGAAGCCAAATCTCTCCAAGTTGTTGCAATCAGAGAGAATCAGAGGAATGGAATCATCTTGAATCTAGTCACCAAAAGGTTGTGGGCTCCAAAAAATggttagttttgtttttctgaagcatggcagaaaatataaaaagcaacagctttgaaaaatactgaagCAAATGTAATCAGAAAGcacctgtaattttttttaaagcaaattattgTTTTGGGTTTCATCACAGAGCATCTCTCTCCTTCATGGAATTCAGTTATGTGGTCAAAGGGTTCATGTAGTTCCATGGTAactgaaacattaaaattcTGACTATGTGACTATGAATTTAATGTCTGCCTGGTATGCATAGATCAGATTATTTTGGTTTATCTCCCATGTCTGTCGTATATACTCGCAAACACATTATTGGTTTGGAAGAAGATGTTAGTGTTCAACATCAAAGAAATCAAAAGCCTGGAGCCTGTAAAACCTCTGTTATTGTACAGTTCTCTGTTCATTATGTGTCCTTAAGTTGTTGATCCATTCAGCATCACTGGCATAGATAAAGTGAGAACTGTGCCAGTGCTCCATAGCTGGCTGCTATATGAATGTGCTATAATGGTATGGAGAGAGCTTTTATTGTTCCTGGTTTATTGTAACAGGAGGTGTTTCAGTTAAAATGCCAgtgtttcagtgaaaaacaaGTAGCTGGAGAACAGGTAGTGCAAAGCAAGTGGGAATGCCCAGTGGGGGCACTggcaagagcagcagagctggtggatTGGATGTGGGGCAGGGAACCCAGAGCTGCCCCCGTGGTGTCACCTCCCACACAGCAAGGGCCAGAGAGCAGCACATTTATTGTTCTTGGGGAGTTCATCAATGTGGTGCAGCCCAGATGCATCAGACTCATCATCTGTGAAGCAGGAAAATCTGCCTACGTGTAATGAGTCCAGGTTGTCTGAAATGAATCAGTTCTATAATGTAGATAAAAAAGTCATCTCTATATGCAAAGTAGGCACAATTGAACATACATATTTGCCATTTCTCTGGATATTTCTGCTCTCAGGAAGAATGAGATCTTCTTTTATGAAGAGCTACTGCTACCATTCCAACCAGGCTGCTGGATTTAAACTTTCCAGACAAATACTCATTATCCACaagtaattttctaaataaatgaTAAGGCACTAATGAATTTTATTATCTGTTATCACTAGAAAAAAGGATTGGTAAATCTGTATAATATAAAACTGAGAACACAAGGGACAGGAGGCTGGAGATTTGATCTACTGGCTTCAATCTAACTTTCTGCTAAATATGTCACTGAATTTTatagaggaaatatttttttcttaaagttaATAATAATGCTGATTTTTAGCAATCATTCAGGGCTGTGATAACGCTTTACAAATTCATCAGTAAACTATGCTTATTGAGAAAGGATCCAGAGGCATGAGATGTAATGTATATTCTGTCATCTTCTGGTAGCAATGAGTTGATTCTGTGATGTGAGTGAGGTATGTTGGAATCTCTCTCCTGCAGGGCTTCAGAGCTGCATGTGCATGTAGGGATCCCTTGTTCCCAACATTAACAGCACCAGCCCTCAAGAAATATTGAGACAGTTGTTTGATGATATACTGACATGTTACACAACAGCTGGTGTTAGGAAATAAACACCCTTCTCTCCAATACTGAACTTGAACAAGATGTTTAGTATGCGTGAAATTACTGGAAGTGAAATTTGGCCAGAATCCTAAGATGGACACTAAAGTTATTACATGACAAAGGGCTCAGGCTTTGGGATTTACTGTCTAAACTGATTCCCACTGCCCTTGTGCatgctgccagcctggagcaaaCACAGtactcagagctgctgcagcctgagcctctCAATGTACCTTCACTGTGGCTGAAAGttgatgcacaggaagttgGTAACACACAGAAACTTGATCGTGTTTCTAATGTTTCACTCTGAACTCATCTGGAAGCTAGCACCACTGGAGTTAAAAGTACATTAGATGAGTaaagtgtattttatataaGGACCATTGGCTAAAGTAATCAGAAGGTGTTTATCTCAGGGGAAGTCTCTGTATTGTGCCAAAGGCACAACAAACTACTCTCTTGACCATTATCTCCAGCTAGTGCTACAGTCATTCACTGGATCACTAATTTCAATGTagaatatatttgtaaataaagtCAAATAGCTTTCTCTCATGGACCACTGCTTTAAACTGCTTTCTGATAAAGGGAaaactttttgggttttttttggtttggtttggtttttgtttgtttagggttttttgttgtttttttttttagtagagAGCATGCTGAATAGAAGCATAGGATGCAGAATGGAAGGCAGCAGTTAAAAGGCAATAAACTGATTCTCTTAGGGGAATGAATACAAATAACCTGCATTCATCACACAGTCTGACATAAGGCACAAGGGTATAATCTCATGCAATTTGCAGATAAGTTgcagcccaggcacagcacaaGGGTGGTGCCCTAAGGAAATAAGGGAagaagccctggcacagcctgtgccCATCCCCACCATCCCACACCAAGTCCTTGGGCCAGGACAGGGCCCTGCAGTGACACCCACACCAGCACAAGTTCCTTCTCCTGAGTTCCCTGACTGAGGACAAAGGCACCACATTTTGCCTCCCAAGGTGTCAGTAACAGTGCTGCTCCACAGAGAACCCCTCTCAGGATGTGGTATGatctcaaagtattttttagaaAGAAGCAGGAAGATCTAAGTATGGACATTCTGGTGGGATTTCTCAGCAGGATAGATATGTGTATGCATATCTCTCAATAAGATTTTTCCATCAATTTtctgacttgaaaaaaataaaccagtttaTTTGTGTTTGCTAAAGGATAGTGCATAACTTGCTAAATGTTTAATCCTTTTTGAATAATCTCTAAAGTATTTTCTACATAATGAGCTATGAAAGTTACAGACAATTGAGTAATTTATGAGAAAACcttatttcaatgaaaaacCCTCTCTGATTATTTCCTGTATGTTGTTGAAAGTTATCACTAAATCAGGTGAtgtgcagaaaaggaagaaaaattacctGTATAATATAGACAACAGGTCAAATTCAGGACAAGTATAACTCCACCAAAGTTATTACCCAAGCAGCAGTAGGCCAGGTTATGTCCTTTTCCTGTAGCTGTACATGTCCTCTGTCTTTCATGTTCAACCTTACAGGCACTTCAGTAAATGTTGTTGTGCTGGGGCTTGTAAATGTGTTGATGGCACAACTGAAGTCTGTGTGGCCACACAATTGTAACCTGGAGCCTGTAAAACCTCTGTTATTGCCCAGTTTTCTGTTCCTTATGTGTCATGTAGCCCATGTGGGATTTAATATGGCTAACCACTAACTGAATGCGCAGatttttacttctaaaatatatgcaaaaatgTGCAACTATTTTGTTCTTCACAAGTGCAGATTGTTCCGTGCTGCCTTTATAATTGTGCTAATTAACGTGTTTCAAAGACACATGAGTCTAACCACAGTACTTTTGAAAAGCTGAACCAAATCCAAATTCCCAGGGAATTTGAAGTAATTGATTTAGAACTAATTTCAGGAATTTTAGGAATTAAGGATGATACTGtcaaattaatatataatactGGAATGGAAAGTATTATTATTCATTTCcttgaaaacacagagcaaaattaTCCTTGGAATTTTGCCAAAGTTGAATTCAACCCATTATCATTAATACTTCAGGATTAAAACAAGATTAGCCAGCCCCCAAAACACAGTTCTGTGGGGATTTTTACCTTGCAACTCTTCCCCGAAGATCTCCCAGGCCAGAAAGCTGCCGCATTTCAAGACTCTTCAGGGTAGAATTTGTTCCATAGCTGAGATTGTCTCTGACACGTATCTGTTCCTGCAGCATCTACAGAGCAttcatatgcaaataaaaactcAGTATGTCACATTTAATGTACACTTTAAATGTCActcattatttttcagtaattcagtATCCTCAGATAccattttattattactttattcAAAGCTTCGTCTTGTAATGTACTAAACCAGATACCTTTTAGGTATTCCATTATTTCTTATTCTTAGTGTCCAATCTGCACGCAACTACcataatatatataaagtataacTTGACAGTGAAATGGagacttaatttattttttttcccttttgttttccccacCACACCCCTGTTGTTCACTGCAGCAGAGGTCAGACATGAAGTCATGTGTCTGCCTACCATTAGGTCATAAAAATGAGCTCTTGGGTTTGGTGACTTCGTGTCGTCAGTGAGTCGGAAGGGAAAGAAAGTTTATTCTACAGCGAAGGCATTTCCTACTGTTTATACAGCACAGCCTTTGGACTGAAGTTGAGCTGGGTATTAGTGTCgcattaattcattttttcaagattttccAGTGCAGCTTTTGAAAGCAAGCTTATTAGAACCACAAAGGCTCCTGTGTTTATATGCTAATATCCTGTGCTATTTTCATAGCCACCAAAGAATTATGTAATTTGCAAACACTTTTTCAAGTTGTAAAAACAATTTATAAGCTTACAGGATCTTCAGACCTTGTCTGACCTTTACTTATCCTGTGGTAAACTTTGTTGGGAAGTTAGAAGCAATAAGTAGCTGAGATGGCATTAGCGCTGTGCAGCATTCTTGCCATACCTCGATGTCCCGATTGAGCTGCCTCACTATGGCTGTTATGTTTCGGATGTGTTCCTCCAGGAGTTGCCTTGCCAACCGGTCACCCCCCCCTTTGTTCTGCATTCTGTGCAGCGTGGAAACAATGTCCTCCTTAATGCGAAAAGCGTGTTCCACAagagctgctgttgttttctcATGGCTCAGGATTCTGTCCTCCAGCTGATCCACCAGGCTGGCGGATGCCAGTGGGACCGCTGTCAGtgcctggctgtgcagagggaTGTTTCGGACCCGTCTAGAGGGGAACAATAGCCACATCTTGTTAAGTTCTCACACCAAACTCTGCAGTGCCTTTGCACTGGAG
Coding sequences within:
- the FAM81A gene encoding protein FAM81A, with amino-acid sequence MAHRSPIFPTLAPSERRVRNIPLHSQALTAVPLASASLVDQLEDRILSHEKTTAALVEHAFRIKEDIVSTLHRMQNKGGGDRLARQLLEEHIRNITAIVRQLNRDIEMLQEQIRVRDNLSYGTNSTLKSLEMRQLSGLGDLRGRVARCDAGLARLSAEHKITYERLQSLSKDQHTSKLILESKIKEAEIQISHLLSRVEQSIMQQEAKLKIAYKESNQQLQVLDTKLKDAVEELSNQILSARSWLEQEHGRTEKELVQKIDQLSLTFKESTEMSERGIEMKFNQMAEKIERIEEMQKITMEAHEAKQTEEKINIRIIKLQNEINEDIKEMKAEVNAGFAAIYESIGSLRQVLEAKMKLDRDELQKQIHQMKQEVPRWGEAGP